In Harpia harpyja isolate bHarHar1 chromosome 18, bHarHar1 primary haplotype, whole genome shotgun sequence, a single genomic region encodes these proteins:
- the LOC128153647 gene encoding rho-related GTP-binding protein RhoG-like has translation MQTIKCVVVGDGAVGKTCLLISYTTNAFPEEYIPTVFDNYSAQMTVDGRTVSLNLWDTAGQEEYDRLRTLSYPQTNVFVICFSIGSPSSYANVRHKWHPEVSHHCPNVPILLVGTKRDLRNDLETVKKLKEQSLAPTTPQQGTSLAKQIGAVKYLECSALNQEGVREVFAEAVRAVLYPVTKKNTRKCVLL, from the coding sequence ATGCAGACTATAAAGTGTGTAGTTGTTGGAGATGGTGCTGTGGGAAAAACGTGTCTTCTCATCAGCTATACCACCAATGCCTTCCCAGAAGAGTACATCCCTACTGTGTTTGACAACTACAGCGCCCAGATGACCGTTGATGGCCGGACAGTTAGCCTGAATCTCTGGGACACTGCAGGCCAGGAGGAATATGACCGCCTGCGCACGCTCTCGTATCCTCAAACCAATGTATTTGTCATCTGTTTCTCCATTGGTAGCCCCTCTTCCTATGCAAATGTGAGGCACAAATGGCATCCTGAAGTTTCTCACCACTGTCCAAATGTTCCCATTCTTTTAGTGGGCACGAAGAGAGACTTGAGAAATGACCTGGAAACAGTTAAAAAGCTGAAAGAGCAAAGTTTGGCTCCCACTACCCCGCAGCAGGGGACTTCGCTGGCTAAACAAATTGGAGCAGTCAAATATTTGGAGTGCTCAGCGTTGAATCAGGAGGGTGTTCGGGAGGTGTTTGCTGAAGCTGTGCGTGCGGTTCTGTATCCTGTGACAAAGAAGAACACAAGAAAATGTGTCTTATTGTAG